Within Dreissena polymorpha isolate Duluth1 chromosome 13, UMN_Dpol_1.0, whole genome shotgun sequence, the genomic segment tgttctgagtttttgaaatgtttttaaacTTTCAACTGCTTGTGGGTTGGCAAATAAAAATACTGTAAAAGCTTTTGACACAAAAGATTTGTAAGAGGTAAGTTATATAAACtaaagaaaatacaaaccatGGCATTAATGTCAAAGCCTGAACCATGCATGGGTAAAAGCAAGTTAGTGATTTCTccattttccacttagatacatatttaacccttcaccgtttagatatgtatttaaccctttaccgttgagatatgtatttaaccctttaccgttgagatatgtatttaacccttcaccgtttagatatgtatttaaccctttaccgttgagatatgtatttaaccctttaccgttgagatatgtatttaaccctttaccgttgagatatgtatttaaccctttaccgttgagatatgtatttaacccttcaccgtttagatatgtatttaaccctttaccgtttagatatgtatttaaccctttaccgttgagatatgtatttaaccctttaccacttagatacttattttgacacatatgtagtcccttagaaagttaaattttattaaagacctttcttactagattaaagtttaaaaggcttcatttccaaccctcagatagtgatgagcagcaaacagcataaaccttaacagactgtgagttacttgaaggttgttctggttttatgctgtttgcacatagccattttcactctttgtttctgagcgggaaagggttaagtttGACAGATAAATGAATGATTATAACATACTAGTAGTATACATGGGTATTATTCaaaacatttactacaacatgtatgTACTTGGGAAAGCTCTCAAATGTCATATCACAGTCAAAGCAACATAAGGAAGTAATGTCACATAGCTATATTGTTATCAACATCcattgcatttaaagagataaaGCACAACAcatttcatcaatatttttgtcACAAACTTGAAAAGGCAAACATGCATAAATACTTTCAACAACAAGAAAGTTGCAATAGCAATAACATATCTCAACAGAGGGCAGGCTTCTAAAAGACTTCAAAACTTCTTCAGTTCAAAGTTAATCTTACTTAAACAGAGACATCAAATATACAGCatgattaaaaatataaatatacatgatCAGGCAAAtcactcaaatgtaaaaaatatatcacAGCTTAGAATATCTGCAGACGATGGTTTTCTCTGTCACACACTGCGACGTTACCATTGGCCAGAATGGCAAGTCCCTCGAGTCCTTTAAACTGGCCGTTGTCACTGCCGTACGTGCCAAACATGCAGTAGAATCGCCCGTCACCACGAAACACCTGTATGCGATTATTTCCACTGTCTGCAACCACTACAAATCCCTGTTCATCGATCGCTATTCCCTTTGGGTACTTCAGCTGACCCTGCATGGTGCCGACTGAACCGAACTGAAAAATGAAGTCCCCATACATGGAAAACACCTGAATCCTGTGATTGCTACTGTCGCTGACATACACCTTATTGTCACTGCTGATGGCAAGGTAATGTGGGTTCTCAAACTGTCCACTGCCACGGCCAAGTCTCCCAAACTTTCTAGCAAAGACGCCATTTGACTGGAAAACCTGCACTCTGTGATTTTCCTTATCACAAATGTATATGAATCCCATGCTATCACAGGCAATGCCCCATGGGTAGTTCATCTGACCGTCCCTCGTGCCTTCCTCCCCAAACACAAACTTGAAGGATCCCTGATGGTCAAACACCTGCACCCTGTGGTTATAGCGGTCAGTGATCAGGATATCCCCCATTGTGTTCATAGCAATACCTGCCAGGCAGTCAAACTCACCATCCGCTTGTCCGTACGAACCGAAACTCTTCACAAACCCACCAATGTTATCAAACACCTGAACCCGATGGTTGCTACTGTCGGCCACATACACCTGATCTGATCTAGATACAGCAATACCCCTAGGCCAGATAAACTCGCTGTTATTACTTCCCCTGCCCCCAAACCGTATGATTGCCCGCCCTTTGTCTTGGTAGTTATTTCTTGGCACGTTCACCCTTGTGCTCTCCCCTCCGTCCACCACACCTACCCTGAAGGTTACTTCCTCACCCTGACTGGCGTCGCTACTCTCAGTCATGTCCACGTCCAAGCCGACTGCTTCGCGTGGCCTGTTGACTGGATCAGCTGTACTGGCCCGAGACACACTGTCCTCTTCACGTATTGTCTGAAACTCTTCCCTGGTGTAAGTTCGACTCCTAACAAGCGGTGGCCTGTCTTCGTCTTCTGAACTCGTGCTAGGGACTGGTTCACTATTATGCGAGGACCGGTTCACATTTCTCCGATTTGAGCGTTCGTTAGATTGGTTTTGCCTCTCACTTGCCCTTCTTGCTCCTCTACCAGCATTCGGTAAAAGTTGGGAATCGGTGAGATTGTGTCGTCTACGCTCTGCAAGACTTCTTCTAGGGTTTCCTAGGTTACCGTTGCCTGCTCGGATGTTTTCCCTCGGGGGATGTGTAAAGTCCACTGGTAGTTCCCAGGACTCCGGGGGTTGGACTGGTCGGCGGGCAAGTCTAGGTGTGCTGTTAGACGAGTCTTTGAACACAAAATGGACAATCAATATTACACAATTATTTCATGAAGCAGCTGTAAACTAATCAAGATCACCACATATTTAATTGACAATTTGTTTGCTCATTCAGTTTAATTCACCTTGTTTTTGTTAGTGATACCTTCTGTACAAGAACTCAAGAATCATGAGCATTAAATCATAAAGATAATTGTCAATTGTAATACTTATAGGATTAAATATCATATTAATCATTAGCACATTTaaatttaacaagggacaaaattgtcacaaaaccaggttttcattgtgaaaaaaaatctgattaagggagacaactcaaactgaacttttgaaatgaacaaacaaaattaaccccctttgtaagtttgtttcaaaataaatctattttaagttgtggtgaccttgacattggagatattgacgtgattcttttgtgcgacacaccgtcccatgatggtgaacaaatgtgccaaataattgtaaaatctcacaatgaatgacatagttatggcccagacaagctcatttattgccaattttgacctttgaactcaaagtgtgaccttgaccttggagatatcgacgtaattatttcgcgcgacacaccgtccaatgatggtgaacaaatgtgccaaatgattttaaaatatgacaatgaacgacatagttatggcccggacaagcttgttccgcccgcccgccagcccgccagccagcccgcccgcattcgccaatctaataaccagtttttccttcggaaaacctggttaatgactGATAACTTCCAATTctgaataatatttaaatgtgAGTTGCCAAGTAATATTATTATTGGGATATGTATTGCCTTCGTAAAATCATACCACTACGTGCATATTGCATCTGTAAATACAAAACTTACACTTCACATACTTTAAATATACAGTACTTTAGGACAAAATAATATCAGAAAGCAACACAAGAACAGACTGACATTAGGAATGGGGCTTGTTACATGGTCctgtttaatgagagaaaaatcATCGCATTTACCTGACTCAGTACTTGAAGCTCCAGCCCCAAAAATCCCCGCAGTTCTCTCCCTTGCCTGTGGCCTGTGATTGACAGCGGGGCGTGGTGATTGGCTGGAACTGCTGCTGGCATCACTAATAATATTTGCCAGTCGCTCACGGGGGTTGAGCCTGTTGCTAGGGGTGTTGCTAGGGGGCGTGGCATCACCAGTGGCCCCTCCCCCCATCAGGCCAGCCATTCTTTCAGCTCTCTGAACTTGGGTGCTTCCTACGTGTAAAATATGTGTCATCATgataaaatgcatgtgcataaaaatgtacatgtcATATAGAAGTACACTCAATAATTAAGTTGCCATACATGTGTTATTGTAGTCATTGAACATGAGTTATTGAAAACCTGATTAACCTTTcactgaaaacacaaaaaattcaACAATGGAAAAGGGCAGGGTTGCTATAGCTCACAGCGCTTTTAATTTGTTGTCCAGGCTCATGGATCTTCTCAGATAAAGTGAATGTTCACCAAACCAAGAGTACTAGAAAGGCAAACAAAAGTGTGCTGCTGCTAAAACGATCAATAGTCCAGAGAAGTCAAATTAACTTATGTTACTATATCCCCTTTCAGTTAACTGACTGTGCACAACAATGTTCGTTATAAGGTTAACAAAATTTTCAGACAAGTGCCTTAAACAAGTGTTTTTATTTTCCAGATAATTTTTCCTATTAAGAAAATAAAGTCTTACCAATAGCTGCTAAAGCAGTGTCCAAGGAAGGGGGAGAACTCTGGTATTGACTTGCTGGTGGATTGCCAGAGTTGTGTGCCCCTGCTGCCCGTGTATTGTTGGGCCTTGATCTAGGTGGTGCCCTGAACAAAGCTGGGGAGGTTTCCCTGAAAACAATTACAAGGCCAAAAATAATTTggtatttgtaaaataaacataataaatagtAATTTCTACAAGAACATCCGCTTTTAGACAGTAATACGCCACCATAAAATAGGCATGttttcagggctcgaaattaacactcgcacactcgcaaaatgcgagtgaaaaataccgattgcgagttaagttttaagccactagtaattttttgcgagtaaagaaatagtgaaaaaaaaaagagtaatattgctaaatgcgttttacgtcctgaacgctaaaccataggtcatagaacatcctaatacccgtatgcggaagcgcgcaccttgtatatagacttgtatacttatagtacagatacgaggatggtattggtacaaagaacgttaaacagtcgactaattcacatgtgttcattgaacttgaacagacatggcgtcgaagcgaaaaataacttgtttctttttgcccacagatggaaataacaatacgaaagataaagcaaagttaagtgttgaataaaaaaacgaaattaaattatgtttccagcaaaatttgcgagaatgtttttgattttgtgagttggtattaaagctgctcgcaatgttttgcaagtagaaaaaaagttaaattcgagccctggttTTCTAGAATCTACCTCAATTACTCATTTTTTTAGACAAATAcaattttacttatttttatgTTCCAAAATATAGATACTCTAAAATATTACCAAACTACATTGTCAGCAAATTAAGAAAATTGACTGTAGAATTTATTGGTTGTTCCTTTATTCCCTTGTCTATAATGTTGCAGATAAATGATAGCATGTGCTTGTAAATACCATGTcgttacatatttacataacagCACttaaatgggctgtgctctgtgaaaaaggggtttaatgcaagtgcataaagtgtcttcccagattagcctgtgcagtccacacaggttaatcagggacgacactttccacttttataatatttttcgtttcaagaaagtctcttcttagcaaaaatctagtttagtgGGAAAGTGCAGTCTGcaaggcttatcttggacaacactttacacacatgcactaaacccactttacacacatgcactaaacccactttacacacatgcactaaacccactttacacacatgcactaaacccactttacacacatgcaataaacccactttacacacatgcactaaacccactttacacacacacactaaacccatttacacacatgcactaaacccactttacacacatgcactaaacccactttacacacatgcactaaacccactttacacacatgcactaaacccactttacacacatgcactaaacccacttttcacagagcacggccaaaatcTTTTCAAGAAATCAGGACCATGCTAAATTTTGATTGCAAAGAAACATCGTCCCATGCACTGACCATTAATTGACAATCACAAGGtatagacaattcaaaatgtgtattgttaccccccttgtgtaaaatttaCCTTGatttcaactagagctttgtcgcAGACATGACGTAtacacgtgccgcattgacacagactattttgcatgctgtcttcacaaaacaagagaatctaattcaTGGgaattttaaagaattattatgccattatcatttatagccattttgatctttgaactcttgaattctttcacgctgtccaatgaccgtgaacaaaattaatgtacagagtcattttaaaatctcacaattaatgacatagttagggcccagacaagatcatttattgccatttttgatttttgaactaaaagtgtgaccttgaccttagagatatccatgtaattcttttgcgcaacacaacgtccaatgatggtgaacaaaagagccaaatgattttaaaatttcacaataaacgacatagtgatggcccggacaagctcatttatggccatttttgacctttgaactcaaagtgtgaccttgaccttggagatatcgacctaattctttcgcgcaacacaccgtccaaagatgttgaacaaatgtgccaaatgattttaaaatctcactatgaatgatatagttatggcctggaaaaGCTCAttgatggccatttttgacctttgaactcaaagtgtgaccttgaccttggagatatggaagtaattctttcgctcgacacaccgtcccatgatggtgaacatgtgtgccaaatgatttttaaatctcatgatgaacgacatagttatggcccggacaagctcatttatggccattttttacctttgaactcaaagtgtgaccttgaccttggagatatcaatgtaattctttcgcacgacaaactgtccaatgatggtgaacatatgtgccaaataattttaaattctcacaatgaacaacagagttatggcccggacaagctcatttatggccatttttgacctttgaactcaaattgtgaccttaaccttggagatattgatgtgattcttacgcgcgacacactgtcaaatgatggtgaacaaatgtgccaaatgattttaaatctcacaatgaatcacaaagtaatggcccggacaagctcatttatggccatttttgaccttcaaactcaaattgtcaccttgaccttggagatattgacgtaattctttcgcacgccacactgtctaatgatggtgaacaaatgtgccaaatgatttaaaaatctaacaatgaacgacaaagttatggcccggacaagctcttgTATGGCCATTTGTGACCTTCAAacacaaattgtgaccttgaccttggagatatcgacgtaattctttcgcgcgacacaccgtctaatgatgttgaacaaatgtgccaaatgattttaaaatctgacaatgaatgacaaagttatggcccagacaagcttgttccgccagccgacatcgccaatctaataaccagttttttccttcggaacaCCTGGTTAAAAAGTACACTTTTACCCAATTAAATTCAAAACCCTATCTGTAACAACGTTTTTGATAGGTTAAGATTTTGTAGGACTCGTTTATCTGTTTTTATAAGTAAAAATTAACGGTTGCACTGGGTATCTTCATTGATTCAGGATGAAAAGTGAAATCAGTGAAACCACAAAGTTAATCTCCTTGATGTTTTTCTGAATTTTTGTTTGTGGAAAGTAGGGATTGCATACATAACTATATGACTAAAATTTACCATATGCAGCCATTTGAATAAACATTATATGATATGTACAAGTACTCAGAAATGTTAACTACCTAGAAGATGGAGACCTGGAGTTGGGTTGATCAGAGTTGAGTGAGTTCGCTGAGTTGCCATTTGCGGAGGACTCTGCCTCTGTGATGCTCATTTCACCAAAATTTGAGATCAGTTGAGACAAACGTGAACTCTCGAATATCACTTGAACCTGTTACAGTGCAGAAAGAAGTCTTCATTGAATGTCgcttttgttttgtttgaacataacatttttttacatgCTTAGTTTTCTCATTATGTCTTGGTACATTATTAAAGTACTTTATTACACTAAAATGTaaaatttttaacaaaatgtaccATTATATTTACTTTTATCAGTTTTAGTACCAGGGGCTTAATAAAGACTATCTTTTTCCAGTTTAattgaagaaacatttaaaacctttttaactaacaaaatttCCTGTAAACAATTACAATAACAGATTCTTCCtaagataaaatatatttgcaatGTACCTTAAAATAAATTTCTCATTCCTACATATAAATGCTTAAATTGTCAGCATTTCTGTTGCTAAAGTGTCAATAGACAATACCTACAACTATCTAGAGGATAATAAAATACATGTGCAATACCACTGTACCTGTCTCTCCCGTGGCAAACGCACGCCTTGTCCCCCTTCATACGCTCGCACTATCTCCATATTCTCCACACACTGCCGCTTCAAGGCCACAAGGTCTTCGTCCGGTATGACCTGGTTACGGGCCAGTGTGGACTCAGTGGAGTCACAGAAACTTGCCGTACTTGCCAGCTCCACTTCCACATTTTCCTGCAGCATTGTCAGGGACCGTATCTCCCCTAGCAACCACATCTGAATCTCACTATGCAGAAGTCTCTGGCGGTTGCGTAGCTCCGTAATGTAGCGTTCTATTGTGTCCGTAATTTCTGCCTTACCCGCTTCAGCCTGTTGGTGCAGAAGTTCTGACTTGCTTTCTATAACGCTGACTGCGTCAGAGAAGTTTGGCATCCCACGACGCACCTGACTCACCAGCCTGTTGATGTCAACCCTGACCTGATCCATGTGAGACCGTTTGCACGTTTCGCAGACGACATTGTCGCAGTGGGCACAGCGAGACAGTGCCATCTGGCGTCCACACGAGAAGCAACCAGTCCTTTGAGGTTCAGCTGCATTTTGATTGGCTGCATTCTGTGACCTTGCCTcgttttgaccttgaacttgaccttgagtTTCATCTGCTGCACCATTTCGTCTCTCGGTAGAATTTTGCGGTGCCTCATTTCGACTGAGCGAGTTGTTTTGTGAAGATCTGGGTTGTGTTGGAACGTCCAAGAAGTTCAGGATGGTTCTGTTGGTGGGGAAAGAGGACACGCCAGCGTACGGTACTCTGTGCTCCTCTCTACACTCGGGACACTTGATGCGATGAAATCTGTACAGAAATATCAATATCTTGTTTCTAATACTTTACACAGTAATACATAATGCGCATGTGtccattttacagaaaaatgcataaaaaacagTAATGGTTTGTAATGGTTGTTAATAGAGTATGTAGCattatttatgataatgtttGAAGATTGATAATTGAACAACATAGTCTTGTAtaaatttcaatacaaaacacTAGCAGAGATACAGATaagtgataataataattaatgaataCTTGTTATGCTAGCCTAATCCCCCAATGGACCTTAAAAGAACAATAGCTCATTTGAACAAACGCTGGTAACAAAGTTGCCACCTTAGGTACCCCAACATGTGACCCTtttgcctaaagtgtcatcccagattagcctgtgcagtctacaaaggttaatccgggacgacactttttggttttatggaaattttagtttaaaggaagtcttgtcGAAATAAAAATACAGtctaagcggaaattgtcgtcccttattagcctgtgtggactgcacaagcttatctgggatgacactttacgcacatgcattaacaccTCATATTTTACTGACCTGTCCACAAGCTGCTCCAGACATGGCGACTGGCAGAATGTGTGTTGGCATGGCAACAGCTTTGGGGTGTTGAACCTGTCAAGGCAAATCGGGCATCTGAGGAGCTCCTCAATACGATGGGCAGAGTAGCTCAGAGTGGAGCCCTCACGTTCAGACATCACTGTGGAGTGGGGCTGCTAGACTGCACATAGCTGAAATATATGAGAACCAGTCAGGAGCTCCTCGATGCGCTGGGCATATTAGCTCAGAGTGGAGCCCTCGCGTTCAGACATCACTGTGGAGCTGTGGGGCTGCTAGACTGCACATAGCTGAGATACAAGAGAgttaatatatttgaataatgaatCTTATGTGGGTATGAGCTGCAGCGTCACTGTGGTGTACTGCTGTTAAACTGCCCACATGTAATACATTAGAGAGTTCATATAATGGAACCATGGGAGAATCTTATATAGGTACATTATcttagtttgttgttttttacaccaTATATAACAGTATTTCAGTAAAATCACTGCAGTTAGTTCAAAACTAATCTGCTTTTTCCAGGGTAACCTGTTTTACAAGAAATAAGTGCACATTCATCTAGCTTACTTAAATCTGAAGTTGACTTACACAGGTACATCATAACCATGACTTTTACTACAGAATATTTGACCAGAGGCTTGTCACCAGTGACACTCATTGTGCCACTAAAACACTCTCAGGAAAGAGGGTGAAGACAAATAATGCAACAGTGGgttttaatcattattttatatTCCAATAAACCAGAAGTTGTTTCAGCCTTATATTGATTCTATATGTATTCTAATGCAGCATTAGGTTTTAAGccttatttcaataataatgtaCCAGATAGttataagttttatttcaattcttATGTACCTATAGGTTTGAAGCATTAAAAGCACTTCTATGAAGCAATATGGTCGAtttgtattgcatatttttttacattttcattcacaAGGCTGTTTAGTTGTTGAATTAAAGAACATGAATTTTTTACTTCCACAGTCTTTCATTGCATGTAggtcacggtgcctataccacgtgactttttaagatctgtgtggggagtaaaatatcaacaaaagcgcgacgaaggtaagatttttaaggataacttttttaatatgtcatcatttttaatgggataaagtggagagcccgctaattcatgagagttttctataggtatcatgattttataaaacaaataagtattttttcagtaaagtgcaaccgcgcgtttgaacggttagaaaagggtaggatcagtgtggggacattttttttttttacacaaaaacatcacctctgatgaaattaagaaataaattttatgggcggagcttacactatatcattttgcatccattttcaggtttcttttatttatttacgaaacaaaattcaagaaaactattcttacagtaatatgatctgtgtggtatacgtttttcaacggatctgtgtggtatactgtttttaagtttttcagttctatttagttgtttaagaaaatggttgtcaacaatgtatttgaaacgggatttttaaatgcgctagcatgtaaaacacataatggctatacactacgcttgcaccgcttgttaaactaatacataattatgatttacaggcatgctgtacaatccccattataatattaaaatcttacgctggagcatcttaaatcgatgacaagtccatgcttaccttaaataagtgtatactgtatgttattgtatcaaatttctttttttatttttgcgccaaacactactgtcaggtgaagtaatgtatcgtatataatttttgatattatatttgctttaaggtatggctcaatgctccgaatgcaGAAAAATGtagaagaccagagctggattattgcgccacattaagggacacgctaactctggaaactataactgctgcgggaaagcatttcaggtaagattaaacacctaaaaaatagttacatttttatacagttatgcttACAAACAGATggacggattttcttgaaacaacacaaatatacaatatatctcatctctcaggttatcatatattttgaaataactcaataatcgtcaaatcgtttgtaatttaaaactaacgaacgcgtgtcctcagatactaacatttttgaaatagcgtgtttacgcattgaaatgtcacgtgaataaaatatgttgttttttctcaggatgcctacaatcttagaaggcttcaacgaacaaaggaccccaatgtcacgtgtgtgtacagtgcgacaggagctttgcggacaagtacctactcgtggctagagagaaaagtgcaaaaagagggattggtgaaatgttaccagtgtgggttggcagttaggagtgagaatgacctcagagagcacgtcaatacccacatgcatgacaagtgttacagtagtgaggagtgtttcaaaacgtacaaacgcaaaacaaacctttctcgatacgtgaggacttcacataaatccgtgaataatgattaaaaatcataatagtttacagtttgtctgtgtaacttcattatcgttttacgttattttattcgttgttttacttttactttacttttcaaaatgattctaaagttatccgaatttgattaatttttaggtttcgtttagttcgtttgtgtgcTTGAAATcatctcaaataattgtgcaatattttggatttacgttattcattaatatatcgcatctgtgatttgtattatcgattctgtgattcttttttaattataacttgattaaagttttgcgatgttttttcgttggcttcaattttaaataccgctgtcacgagctagttcgataatcataagcagccagggtttctaatactagggattttcacgattgctttacataattaactgcctgcttataattactctaggccgtggtaattgacagtaaacaatgtatgcaatgtggttgtgtatacaatacaatactccttaattcgaaatacgtcttgacattcttcagactcagctgcatccatccacaacacaagaggagaatcgtacatatataatcatataatataatatttattcatttactttttatattctcttcaaaataattaacgctaaagataagcatacatttgttacactgaatacaacgacataatttataacatgacattatcaccaacacatggcgaatgattgtcaatatctatactatgtaataaactaatgcagcaatatgaattccatatatgaaataaaacacacaaacacacacatatatatatgtttctactatgaccagtattttgtttttaataaacatacgtttaccttaaactttaaataacaacaaaatgacaagccaatacgtctggtgga encodes:
- the LOC127855559 gene encoding RING finger protein nhl-1-like gives rise to the protein MSEREGSTLSYSAHRIEELLRCPICLDRFNTPKLLPCQHTFCQSPCLEQLVDRFHRIKCPECREEHRVPYAGVSSFPTNRTILNFLDVPTQPRSSQNNSLSRNEAPQNSTERRNGAADETQGQVQGQNEARSQNAANQNAAEPQRTGCFSCGRQMALSRCAHCDNVVCETCKRSHMDQVRVDINRLVSQVRRGMPNFSDAVSVIESKSELLHQQAEAGKAEITDTIERYITELRNRQRLLHSEIQMWLLGEIRSLTMLQENVEVELASTASFCDSTESTLARNQVIPDEDLVALKRQCVENMEIVRAYEGGQGVRLPRERQVQVIFESSRLSQLISNFGEMSITEAESSANGNSANSLNSDQPNSRSPSSRETSPALFRAPPRSRPNNTRAAGAHNSGNPPASQYQSSPPSLDTALAAIGSTQVQRAERMAGLMGGGATGDATPPSNTPSNRLNPRERLANIISDASSSSSQSPRPAVNHRPQARERTAGIFGAGASSTESDSSNSTPRLARRPVQPPESWELPVDFTHPPRENIRAGNGNLGNPRRSLAERRRHNLTDSQLLPNAGRGARRASERQNQSNERSNRRNVNRSSHNSEPVPSTSSEDEDRPPLVRSRTYTREEFQTIREEDSVSRASTADPVNRPREAVGLDVDMTESSDASQGEEVTFRVGVVDGGESTRVNVPRNNYQDKGRAIIRFGGRGSNNSEFIWPRGIAVSRSDQVYVADSSNHRVQVFDNIGGFVKSFGSYGQADGEFDCLAGIAMNTMGDILITDRYNHRVQVFDHQGSFKFVFGEEGTRDGQMNYPWGIACDSMGFIYICDKENHRVQVFQSNGVFARKFGRLGRGSGQFENPHYLAISSDNKVYVSDSSNHRIQVFSMYGDFIFQFGSVGTMQGQLKYPKGIAIDEQGFVVVADSGNNRIQVFRGDGRFYCMFGTYGSDNGQFKGLEGLAILANGNVAVCDRENHRLQIF